A window of the Helianthus annuus cultivar XRQ/B chromosome 4, HanXRQr2.0-SUNRISE, whole genome shotgun sequence genome harbors these coding sequences:
- the LOC110934078 gene encoding uncharacterized protein LOC110934078: MSGLTCAALKKLLHENMDVFAWTPADMVGVPRHIAEHRLNVADEANPVVHAKRHLGDEKHEAMKEQVMELLNAGIIREVRYQTWVASPVMVKKPNGSWRMCVDYKDLNKACPRDCYALPDIDEKIDSLTTFRWKCFLDCYKGYHQVQMAVQDEDKTAFRTPTGLYCYTKMPFGLKNAGATYQRLMNETFSDAIGKYIEVYMDDLVIMSREEGTMLANIQKTFNTLRSVSIKLNPTKCSFGMEEGKFLGFIVTKDCFKVNPEKVQAIERMPSPSNIKEMQKLAGRLAALNRFLANHAAKSFPFIKTLRNCMKKSQFQWTPEAESAFREMKDCLIKLPTLTAPNKGEPLVLYLSTSIRAVGAVLLVDRQGTQTPVYYVSRTLTDPETRYAIMEKLVLALIHASRRLRRYFANHVIHVLTNYNIGNILARPEISGRLAKWAIELGGHNVVFKPRPSIKGQVLADFMTDVPDDKDRECKAMEKAEKKQVEEPWLLYTEGASNEDGAGAGLRLVSPDKHELTYAIRLDFKSTNNKAEYEAFLAGLRLAIKMGVRHIEAHVDSMLVAGQINGQYEAKGDVMALYLSQAKTLLQTFYSYKVHHINRSENKPADALSKLASTSFQHLEKDVCIEVLSNPSVPLREVSVVQTGTTSWMTPIIMYLQSGVLPENKAEGRKIQYKAEHYQMADGILYQKSYLGPLLRCVDAEDAKYLIREVHEGICGIHAGPRMVVAKVMNAGYYWPGMHLDAVKELRKCSGCQRHAPKTMRPKNELVPLTTAWPFQQWGIDVVGPFPEAPGAVKFIIVAVDYFTKWVEAKALASTTSTVVKRFIWEQIICRFGLPLRIITGNGTNFAADDLERWFKELHIEHTFSSVAHPQGNSQVEAVNKSIVDGIKARLGKKRRGWVDELPSILWAHRTMPKTSNGETPFSLVYGSEAVIPAEIGLPSPRMLSMNLINNEEEMRIDLDLLEERREMAAINEAKYKTKLEKYYNSRVRICTFNPGDYVLRDNEASNAEKPGKLAPK; this comes from the coding sequence ATGTCCGGTTTAACGTGCGCGGCGCTCAAGAAGTTGTTGCATGAAAACATGGatgtgttcgcctggacaccagcagatatggttggtgttccacggcaCATAGCGGAACACCGTCTAAACGTCGCAGACGAAGCAAACCCAGTGGTCCACGCCAAACGCCACCTGGGCGACGAAAAACACGAGGCCATGAAAGAACAAGTGATGGAACTATTGAATGCAGGCATCATTCGAGAAGTGAGATACCAAACATGGGTAGCAAGCCCGGTGATGGTGAAGAAACCAAATGGAAGCTGGAGAATGTgtgtcgattacaaagacctaaACAAGGCATGCCCACGTGATTGCTACGCCTTACCAGATATAGACGAAAAAATCGATTCACTGACAACATTCAGATGGAAATGCTTCCTCGACTGCTACAAGGGATACCACCAGGTCCAAATGGCTGTCCAAGATGAAGacaaaaccgcattccgcacgccAACAGGGCTGTACTGTTACACCaagatgccttttggcttaaAGAATGCGGGCGCGACATACCAAAGGTTGATGAACGAAACATTCAGCGATGCCATCGGCAAGTACATAGAAGTATACATGGACGATTTGGTGATTATGAGTAGAGAAGAAGGCACGATGCTGGCTAACATCCAAAAGACTTTCAACACGCTGCGCAGCGTAAGTATCAAATTGAACCCAACAAAGTGCTCATTCGGAATGGAAGAAGGGAAATTCTTAGGATTCATCGTCACAAAAGACTgtttcaaggtgaatccagaAAAGGTCCAAGCAATTGAAAGAATGCCCTCCCCGTCAAACATCAAAGAAATGCAAAAATTAGCAGGACGTTTAGCTGCGCTCAATCGTTTCCTAGCTAATCACGCTGCGAAATCCTTTCCGTTCATCAAGACATTGCGCAACTGCATGAAGAAAAGCCAGTTccaatggactccggaagcagagagtgcattccgcgagatgaaagattgCCTCATCAAGCTGCCAACATtaaccgcaccaaacaaaggAGAACCCTTGGTACTATATCTATCAACTTCTATTAGGGCAGTGGGAGCAGTGTTACTTGTCGACCGTCAAGGTACTCAAACACCAGTCTACTATGTGTCACGAACCTTGACCGACCCAGAAACTCGATATGCCATCATGGAGAAACTAGTCCTCGCGCTGATTCATGCGTCAAGACGGCTGCGCAGGTACTTTGCCAACCACGTTATCCATGTGCTAACAAATTACAACATTGGCAACATCCTCGCAAGGCCAGAAATATCGGGAAGACTAGCCAAATGGGCGATAGAGCTAGGAGGTCACAACGTGGTTTTCAAGCCACGACCATCAATCAAAGGCCAAGTCTTGGCAGACTTTATGACGGACGTTCCAGATGACAAAGATCGAGAGTGTAAAGCAATGGAGAAAGCTGAGAAAAAGCAAGTAGAGGAGCCCTGGTTGTTATACACCGAAGGCGCGTCTAACGAAGATGGAGCAGGCGCAGGGCTCAGGCTGGTAAGCCCCGACAAACATGAATTAACATATGCCATACGCCTGGATTTTAAGAGCACGAACAACAAAGCCGAGTATGAAGCTTTCCTGGCTGGCTTACGGTTGGCAATCAAAATGGGGGTCCGACACATCGAAGCGCATGTGGACTCCATGTTAGTTGCAGGGCAAATCAACGGCCAATACGAAGCCAAGGGGGATGTAATGGCACTCTATCTCAGCCAAGCAAAAACGTTGCTACAAACCTTCTACTCCTACAAGGTGCATCACATAAATAGAAGCGAGAACAAGCCAGCAGACGCGCTGAGTAAGCTCGCATCAACAAGTTTTCAACACCTAGAAAAGGATGTGTGCATAGAGGTTTTGAGCAACCCATCCGTTCCACTCAGAGAAGTAAGCGTTGTCCAGACAGGAACAACGTCTTGGATGACACCAATAATCATGTACCTACAGTCAGGGGTACTTCCCGAAAACAAAGCAGAGGGGCGAAAGATCCAATACAAAGCAGAGCATTATCAGATGGCAGATGGAATATTATACCAAAAGTCATACCTCGGTCCACTGCTGAGATGCGTAGACGCCGAAGATGCAAAGTATTTGATCAGAGAGGTGCACGAAGGGATTTGTGGTATACATGCCGGGCCTCGAATGGTAGTAGCAAAGGTAATGAACGCTGGGTACTACTGGCCTGGGATGCATTTAGATGCGGTGAAAGAGTTGAGGAAGTGCAGTGGATGCCAGAGACATGCGCCTAAGACCATGCGCCCCAAAAATGAACTAGTACCACTCACAACTGCATGGCCCTTTCAACAATGGGGCATAGACGTGGTAGGTCCTTTTCCGGAAGCACCAGGGGCGGTCAAATTCATAATAGTCGCAGTCGactatttcaccaagtgggtagaGGCGAAAGCACTTGCATCAACCACATCAACAGTCGTCAAGCGGTTCatatgggaacaaatcatatgccgtTTTGGCCTACCTCTCAGAATCATCACCGGTAACGGAACTAACTTCGCAGCAGACGacctcgaacgatggttcaaagaactACACATCGAGCACACCTTCTCTTCGGTTGCGCACCCGCAAGGGAACAGTCAAGTAGAGGCAGTCAACAAAAGTATCGTTGATGGTATCAAAGCAAGGTTAGGCAAGAAAAGAAGAGGATGGGTAGACGAACTGCCCAGCATATTGTGGGCCCATAGGACAATGCCAAAGACAAGCAACGGCGAAACACCGTTCAGCTTAGTCTACGGGTCTGAAGCAGTCATTCCAGCAGAAATCGGGCTGCCATCTCCGCGAATGCTCTCCATGAACTTAATCAACAACGAAGAAGAGATGAGGATTGATCtagacctcctagaagaacggagAGAGATGGCAGCAATCAATGAGGCCAAATACAAAACGAAGCTGGAAAAATATTACAACTCTAGAGTCCGAATCTGCACGTTCAACCCGGGAGATTACGTCCTAAGAGACAATGAAGCTTCCAACGCAGAAAAGCCCGGAAAACTGGCCCCCAAGTAG